A stretch of Acidobacteriota bacterium DNA encodes these proteins:
- a CDS encoding class I SAM-dependent methyltransferase yields the protein MGKKATQPKHPPVDQLYKLGHAFWQSGVLLAALRLGIFDELERQPLTSDQLAKHLKAQKHSIEKFLQACVRLGLMLESDGSYSNSPLASTFLVRGKPTFQGELMQYFGDLWTRFGELDHLIRQGEIGPLERAVQEARTEAEQQRADRTWILAMHNIAMSGQADALCATVDLSKCERLLDVGGGSGTYSVRLAQKYPGLIAEVLDSEEITAVAKELIASSDVADRVQIRAGDFVNDSYGTHNQAVLFSGVLHGFDETRVKRLLKKGLNSLVPGGMVIVQEMLASPLSKKSSSSPFPELFGLNMMSGGTYTADQFTRFFTSVGLINIQIKPLKGGAWFDHVLLGRKPDSNQV from the coding sequence ATGGGCAAAAAAGCAACTCAGCCGAAACACCCCCCAGTTGATCAGTTGTATAAGTTGGGACATGCCTTCTGGCAAAGTGGTGTGTTGCTCGCCGCTTTGCGTCTGGGGATTTTTGATGAACTTGAACGGCAGCCATTGACCAGCGATCAACTGGCCAAACACCTGAAAGCGCAAAAACATTCGATTGAGAAGTTCCTGCAAGCCTGTGTCCGACTCGGCCTGATGCTTGAGTCCGATGGCAGTTACAGCAATTCCCCGCTGGCCTCAACGTTTCTGGTTCGAGGGAAACCCACGTTTCAAGGCGAATTGATGCAGTACTTCGGAGATTTGTGGACTCGCTTTGGTGAACTCGATCACTTAATCAGACAGGGGGAAATCGGCCCTCTTGAACGTGCCGTCCAGGAAGCCCGAACCGAAGCCGAACAACAACGCGCTGATCGAACCTGGATTCTGGCCATGCACAATATTGCCATGAGTGGTCAGGCAGACGCCTTGTGTGCCACGGTTGATCTTTCCAAGTGTGAACGATTGCTTGATGTGGGTGGCGGCTCAGGCACTTATTCGGTTCGACTGGCCCAAAAATACCCAGGTCTGATTGCCGAAGTCCTTGATTCAGAGGAAATTACGGCTGTGGCGAAAGAACTGATCGCCAGTTCGGACGTTGCGGATCGAGTTCAGATTCGGGCTGGCGACTTTGTGAACGATTCGTATGGCACCCACAATCAGGCAGTCTTGTTTTCTGGGGTATTGCATGGGTTTGACGAAACTCGGGTCAAACGCCTCTTGAAAAAAGGGCTCAATTCGTTGGTTCCAGGTGGAATGGTGATCGTTCAGGAAATGTTGGCCAGCCCACTTTCAAAAAAATCTTCGAGTTCACCATTCCCAGAGTTGTTTGGATTGAATATGATGTCAGGCGGCACCTACACTGCCGACCAGTTTACCCGCTTTTTCACATCCGTTGGTCTCATCAACATTCAAATCAAACCACTCAAAGGCGGCGCCTGGTTTGACCACGTGCTTTTGGGCCGGAAACCTGACTCAAACCAGGTCTGA